The sequence TAATTTACTAAGCTTTTTTTCACTGCTCTGACCAATAAAAGCAAAACCTGCATGCGAAAAGCGTTGGCGAAACACATCGTCCAGTGACTGCATCTCTCTTAGCCGACTGACCCGATTAAACAGAGAACCAAATTCGCTGACATTAATATTCCCTAAGGGCAAGACTTGTAAGTCACAGGCTAAAGCTCGCGCCAAGTAACGTATGATATTCTCACGTTCCTGAGCCGCCAACTCGTCCACCCATTGCTCATAGAGATAAATTGCCGGGCCGTCATAACTGAGAAACTCGCGATATAACATTCTCAAATTACCCGCCGACTGCTGCATTTTTTGAGCAAATGCTTTTGCCACTAGAGCAATATTAATACCCGCTTGAGCACTGCGGTCGAAGTCTTCTGCCTCTAGCTGCTCGCGCAATTCTTCCATTTGCGCAAGCTGCTTTCGCTTTAACTGGCCCCGGTGAATCAATGCAGCCAGAGCCATAAGTAGATCGCTGGTATCAGTAAAATACTGAAGCAAAAAAACGCGTAACTGCGATGGCGTCATTAACTGCCGATTAAGTGATCCTTCGATACGCAGAATTTTTTCATCCGCCTGAGCATCCAAAATACGCTCAGAAAAATGTGTCCACTCCTCTTTTTGGTCGGACATCGGGCCTCGACGACGCACATGACTGGCCGCCAGCATGGACATAGAAGCATATTCACCGTTGTCATCAATAACGCCCTGTCCATTCGCCACGTCGTCAGCATCATCATTGGCTTTTACCGCAGAAGCGCTTTTATCACGCTGGCCCACGAGAAAACGTGAGTTGCCTCCGACAGGCCCTATTGCCATGGCTGGCTCGTATACTTTTGCAGGAATTCAACGGTGCCGCGCAACTGGCTATCACGTCGGTTCAGACGTTCATTTTCAGAGAACTGACGACCGTCCCAAGCTTCATTTTCGTCCAGCAAACGCGGCTGAATCAAAAAGATACGGATCATTTTCTGCTGATTATGTGAACGGTACTTAAACAAATTACCCAGCAACGGGATATCACTTAACAGCGGAATACGGCTTTCACCTTCTTCAACCTGATCACGGGTATATCCGCCAATAAGCAGGCTTTTATCGCGGCCGATACGTGCCACAGTATTGATATTAGTGCGGTTAACCTCAGGTAATCCTGCGATATCGGCAAGCTTCCCCGAATTGTCGCGGTTCAATCCGCCATCTTCAATATTGACTTCCATTTCAACACTAGCCCCGCCGGAGAGACGCGGCAAGACACTGATCATGGTGCCATAGGTCACCTGTTGCAGTGACGCTACCCGTTCACCTTCCACTCGGGCATAAAAACTGGTGTTGTTATCAAAGAGTGCCGGAACATTCTCCTGCGTTAGGATAACCGGACGAGAAACAATGCGGGCATTGCCGGTTTTACTGATCGCGTCAATTTGTGCCAAAAACGTTTTGCTGTCGCTCAGCGTACTGCGGTTAAAAGTGACGGAACCGCCAGCCACACCGATATTCCCCGCCTCCCAACGCACGCCCAGATCGTCCACTTTGCTTTGTGTCACATCGATAATCCAAAGTGATAACTCCACTTGGCTGCGGCTGTTATCCAAAGTGTGTACTAACTGACGAACATAGCGAATCTGTTCCGCACTACCCTTTACGACCAGACTATTGCTGTCGGGATACGCGACCAGCGAAAACGGGCTGCTCGTTTTCGCTGAGGCAGCCAGCTTCACCGCACTGTTATCTCCACTAACGGATGGCGGGATCGGAAAACCTGCCTCGATATGGGGTTCGCCCTCTTTCGGTTGTATCGTCAGAGCGCTTTCCGCCGTACCATTATTGCCTTGGAACAACGCATTTAGCGCCGTTAACATCCCAGGAATGGTGATGCTCTGCCCACGCTGGTTGTAGGTGCGATCAGTAACCGATGAGTGTTTTAACGGGATCACCGCCACCTCACCGCCGCTGGCCAGATCTTCCTGCTTAATGCGCTCATCAAGATACGAGGCAGCGGCACTAATCAGCTCCACATAAAGCGGTGGCCCAGAGACAAACAGTAAACGGTTATCACCTTGGGTGCGGACTGGGAAACGTTTATCATAAATCCCAGTTTTCTGAATATAGTTAAGCACTTGGCCACTACCAGCAGCCTGAGTGTGAACAATCACACTGCGCATTTCGCTGTTATCATAGACATAAATCCCGGCACCATCGTCATACCACACCAGCGCCATACGTCGGGCCAATGCCTTAAACATTTCATCCGCATTCGCCAGATTAAAGTTCCCAGTGACCCGCTTTTGTGCCGCCAATTTGCTAAGAATTATCGGC comes from Yersinia canariae and encodes:
- the sctW gene encoding type III secretion system gatekeeper subunit SctW; amino-acid sequence: MAIGPVGGNSRFLVGQRDKSASAVKANDDADDVANGQGVIDDNGEYASMSMLAASHVRRRGPMSDQKEEWTHFSERILDAQADEKILRIEGSLNRQLMTPSQLRVFLLQYFTDTSDLLMALAALIHRGQLKRKQLAQMEELREQLEAEDFDRSAQAGINIALVAKAFAQKMQQSAGNLRMLYREFLSYDGPAIYLYEQWVDELAAQERENIIRYLARALACDLQVLPLGNINVSEFGSLFNRVSRLREMQSLDDVFRQRFSHAGFAFIGQSSEKKLSKLFTCGIRGQESFNDGLISFYSQQLSVLSTDMRARFLQVLIIAFSTLPTGIFLSLEDREYFIDGLKENMNHLMNLELSITRKILHNGEESIP
- the sctC gene encoding type III secretion system outer membrane ring subunit SctC translates to MKVKCRGVICFSLFLLASNISYLNAEVMTAQPVEQEKVNDSFVANNVMVGKLFDAVAERLEKPIILSKLAAQKRVTGNFNLANADEMFKALARRMALVWYDDGAGIYVYDNSEMRSVIVHTQAAGSGQVLNYIQKTGIYDKRFPVRTQGDNRLLFVSGPPLYVELISAAASYLDERIKQEDLASGGEVAVIPLKHSSVTDRTYNQRGQSITIPGMLTALNALFQGNNGTAESALTIQPKEGEPHIEAGFPIPPSVSGDNSAVKLAASAKTSSPFSLVAYPDSNSLVVKGSAEQIRYVRQLVHTLDNSRSQVELSLWIIDVTQSKVDDLGVRWEAGNIGVAGGSVTFNRSTLSDSKTFLAQIDAISKTGNARIVSRPVILTQENVPALFDNNTSFYARVEGERVASLQQVTYGTMISVLPRLSGGASVEMEVNIEDGGLNRDNSGKLADIAGLPEVNRTNINTVARIGRDKSLLIGGYTRDQVEEGESRIPLLSDIPLLGNLFKYRSHNQQKMIRIFLIQPRLLDENEAWDGRQFSENERLNRRDSQLRGTVEFLQKYTSQPWQ